Proteins from a genomic interval of Desulfovibrio piger:
- a CDS encoding nucleotide sugar dehydrogenase encodes MVDFAALQNREQTLAVVGLGYVGLPLAVAFSRHMNVLGFDINAGRIEELRKGHDRTNEVTDEALAAATIEYTCDPADLVRAAVIIVAVPTPIDEHRSPDLTPVVGASHTVGRHMPKGCVVVYESTVYPGLTEEICVPILEQESGLTYGTDFTVGYSPERINPGDKVHTLETIKKIVSGSDQATADLLAQVYGSVVKAGIHRASSIKVAEAAKVIENTQRDLNIALMNELAIIFERLGIDTLEVLEAAGTKWNFLPFRPGLVGGHCIGVDPYYLTFKAEEMGFHPEVILAGRRTNDNMGKYVAECLVKRLIKNGNVVSGARVGILGFTFKENVPDLRNTRVVDVIRELKEYNVVPLVHDAEADPAEAMREYGQELVDLDQLRDLDAVLLAVSHKAYAALTPEDIKARCKDGDKAVLMDVKGFFDPQAMRAAGIDYWRL; translated from the coding sequence ATGGTGGATTTCGCTGCCCTGCAGAATCGTGAACAGACCCTGGCCGTGGTGGGCCTGGGCTATGTGGGCCTGCCCCTGGCCGTGGCTTTTTCCCGCCACATGAACGTGCTCGGTTTCGACATCAACGCCGGACGCATCGAAGAGCTGCGCAAAGGCCATGACCGCACCAACGAAGTGACCGACGAAGCCCTGGCCGCCGCCACGATCGAGTACACCTGCGACCCTGCCGACCTGGTCCGGGCCGCCGTGATCATCGTGGCCGTGCCCACCCCCATCGACGAACACCGCTCCCCCGACCTCACCCCCGTGGTGGGCGCCAGCCACACCGTGGGCCGCCATATGCCCAAGGGCTGCGTGGTGGTCTATGAATCCACGGTCTACCCCGGCCTCACCGAAGAGATCTGCGTGCCCATCCTGGAGCAGGAATCCGGCCTGACCTACGGCACGGATTTCACCGTGGGCTACTCGCCGGAGCGCATCAACCCCGGTGACAAGGTCCACACCCTGGAGACCATCAAAAAGATCGTCTCCGGTTCCGACCAGGCCACGGCCGACCTGCTGGCCCAGGTCTACGGCTCCGTGGTCAAGGCGGGCATCCACCGCGCTTCCAGCATCAAGGTGGCCGAGGCCGCCAAGGTCATCGAGAACACCCAGCGCGACCTGAACATCGCGCTCATGAACGAGCTGGCCATCATCTTCGAGCGCCTGGGCATCGACACCCTCGAAGTGCTGGAAGCCGCCGGTACCAAATGGAATTTCCTGCCCTTCCGTCCCGGTCTGGTGGGCGGCCACTGCATCGGCGTGGACCCCTACTACCTGACCTTCAAGGCCGAGGAGATGGGCTTCCACCCCGAAGTCATCCTGGCCGGTCGCCGCACCAACGACAACATGGGCAAATATGTGGCCGAATGCCTGGTCAAGCGCCTGATCAAGAACGGCAACGTGGTCAGCGGCGCGCGCGTGGGCATCCTGGGCTTCACCTTCAAGGAGAATGTGCCCGACCTGCGCAACACCCGCGTGGTGGACGTGATCCGCGAACTCAAGGAATATAATGTGGTCCCGCTGGTGCATGACGCCGAGGCCGACCCGGCCGAAGCCATGCGCGAATACGGGCAGGAGCTGGTGGATCTGGACCAGCTGCGCGACCTGGATGCCGTGCTGCTGGCCGTGAGCCACAAGGCCTACGCCGCCCTGACGCCCGAAGACATCAAGGCCCGCTGCAAGGACGGCGACAAGGCCGTGCTCATGGACGTGAAGGGCTTCTTCGACCCGCAGGCCATGCGCGCCGCGGGCATCGACTACTGGAGACTGTAA
- a CDS encoding phosphorylase family protein, producing the protein MLLVCAATARELLSALPEQALGPVPGAACGPAAQTGLPEQELLPLHLGLPALACITGVGPVNAALGMGLALAGARQAGHAVSLVLNVGVAGSMDLQRAPLRSLWRVEEEIWPEYGLHDGTAVDGPSFGFPQWEGPHGPVFDRLPLAAPAQLPACLHGLCSLPAATSLSVAGVSASRQRVGQLRQAHPGALLENMEGFAVALACARQGIACVEVRSVSNRGGPRAPHETDFPGAMRRLADIWRPAP; encoded by the coding sequence GTGCTGCTGGTCTGTGCCGCCACCGCCCGCGAACTGCTGTCCGCCCTGCCGGAACAGGCCCTGGGGCCCGTTCCCGGAGCGGCATGCGGCCCGGCGGCGCAGACCGGCCTGCCGGAGCAGGAATTGCTGCCCCTGCACCTGGGCCTGCCGGCCCTGGCCTGCATCACCGGCGTGGGGCCCGTCAACGCCGCCCTCGGCATGGGGCTGGCACTGGCCGGGGCCCGACAGGCCGGACATGCGGTCTCGCTGGTGCTCAACGTGGGCGTGGCCGGCAGCATGGACCTGCAACGGGCGCCCCTCCGTTCGCTCTGGCGGGTGGAGGAAGAGATCTGGCCGGAATACGGCCTGCACGACGGGACGGCTGTGGACGGCCCGTCGTTCGGTTTTCCCCAGTGGGAAGGGCCGCACGGGCCGGTCTTCGACCGTCTGCCCCTGGCCGCTCCCGCGCAGCTGCCCGCCTGCCTGCACGGGCTGTGCTCCCTGCCCGCGGCCACGTCCCTGAGCGTGGCGGGCGTCAGCGCTTCCCGGCAGCGTGTGGGACAGCTCCGGCAGGCCCATCCCGGGGCCCTGCTGGAAAATATGGAAGGTTTTGCCGTGGCGCTGGCCTGCGCCCGCCAGGGCATCGCCTGTGTGGAGGTACGCAGCGTTTCCAACCGGGGGGGGCCGCGCGCACCGCATGAAACGGATTTTCCGGGAGCCATGCGCCGTCTGGCGGATATCTGGCGCCCCGCACCATAA
- a CDS encoding polyprenyl synthetase family protein produces MLLLKARLALELPPINKALSRAAEGLPHPVRPIARHIFEAGGKRLRPLLTILMARLLGYDKKDIYDLAVTMEMLHAATLLHDDVLDNADTRRGKPAAHTIFNATSTILAGDAMLAHANALVAQCGDPRLCLCFSEATSRTAAGEILEIAAQHQVETTAEEYEEIIRGKTAWLIRASCQLGALRAGADDALVEAAAAYGENIGMAFQIVDDALDFAPQSVTGKPSGGDVREGKLTPPLRMYRDSLDDAARAAFDQAFNDASFTDSDAERIADGIRAAGFDQATRMAAEGYLDKARAALATLPSGPEQDILQQMADYVRDRKK; encoded by the coding sequence ATGCTGCTTCTGAAAGCCCGTCTGGCACTGGAACTGCCCCCCATCAACAAGGCTCTTTCCCGGGCCGCCGAGGGCCTGCCCCATCCCGTGCGCCCCATCGCCCGCCACATTTTCGAAGCGGGCGGCAAACGCCTGCGCCCCCTGCTGACCATCCTCATGGCCCGCCTGCTGGGCTATGACAAAAAAGACATCTACGATCTGGCCGTCACCATGGAGATGCTCCATGCCGCCACGCTGCTGCATGACGACGTGCTGGACAATGCCGATACCCGTCGCGGCAAACCCGCCGCGCACACCATTTTCAACGCCACCAGCACCATCCTGGCCGGCGATGCCATGCTGGCCCATGCCAATGCCCTGGTGGCCCAGTGCGGCGACCCGCGCCTGTGCCTCTGCTTCTCCGAGGCCACCAGCCGCACCGCCGCCGGCGAGATCCTGGAGATCGCGGCCCAGCATCAGGTGGAGACCACCGCCGAGGAATACGAGGAGATCATCCGCGGCAAGACGGCCTGGCTGATCCGGGCCTCGTGCCAGCTGGGCGCCCTGCGCGCCGGTGCCGACGATGCCCTGGTGGAAGCCGCCGCCGCGTATGGCGAGAACATCGGCATGGCCTTCCAGATCGTGGACGACGCCCTGGACTTTGCCCCCCAGAGCGTCACGGGCAAACCTTCGGGCGGCGACGTGCGCGAAGGCAAACTGACCCCGCCCCTGCGCATGTACCGCGACAGCCTGGACGATGCCGCCCGCGCGGCCTTCGACCAGGCCTTCAATGACGCTTCCTTCACCGACAGCGACGCCGAGCGCATCGCTGACGGCATCCGTGCGGCCGGTTTCGACCAGGCCACGCGCATGGCTGCCGAAGGCTATCTGGACAAGGCCCGCGCGGCCCTGGCCACCCTGCCCTCGGGACCGGAACAGGACATCCTGCAACAAATGGCCGACTACGTTCGCGACCGCAAAAAATAA
- a CDS encoding phosphoribosylformylglycinamidine synthase subunit PurS, which produces MLYRVETGLHANITDTQGRKTALHLLKALQIPVAAIRQIKVYTVDGLDAAQVNRLVDEGIWHDPILQQASLEPLPFVEPAPHWIVEVGYRPGVTDNEGRTARDTAAMVLGIARDSLRVYTSVQYRITCTPDRMLGREEVEALARDLLCNTLIQRFRVKSAEEWQAQPGFEAQAAKVTGEANDTVDVVPLSSMDDEALQKASRDNTWALTLRELHCIRDQFATPDEQARRKAAGLPADPTDVEMEVLAQTWSEHCKHKIFASRIHYENKETGQREEVNNLYKTCIRDATAAIRKRLGDDDYCKSVFKDNAGVIAFINGYDACIKVETHNSPSALDPYGGALTGIVGVNRDPMGTGMGAELVCNTDVFCFASPFYDKELPPRLLHPRRVLEGVREGVEHGGNKSGIPTVNGSLVFDERYLGKPLVYCGTVGVIPTDVNGRKGWEKKAEVGDIIVMTGGRIGKDGIHGATFSSEELHEGSPATAVQIGDPITQRKMYDFIMRARDLGLYNAITDNGAGGLSSSVGEMAEDTGGCVLDIAKAPLKYDGLRPWEILLSEAQERMTLAVPPAKLDEFMELAARMDVEATALGHYTDSGFFDVRYNDRPVASLPMEFMHDGVPQLELEAVWEAPKVEDIRVDMPDSEQGAFLRRMLNRLNICSKEYIIRQYDHEVRGGSAIKPLCGVKNDGPSDAGVIRPLLESDAGLVISHGICPKFSDYDTYWMMANAMDEAIRNAVAVGGNPDALAGVDNFCWCDPVQSEKTPDGRYKLAQLVRACKALQQFSLAFGVPCISGKDSMKNDYTGGGEKISIPPTVLFSVMGVINNVIATQTSDFKAAGHHIYMLGGTWREMAGSEACSELGLTGGRVPNVDASTAMPRYRAVHGLMGQRALSACHDCSDGGLAVALAEMCIGGRLGANIDLDAVPAMEDMTLTELLYSESASRLIVSVRPDLAMILDMLGSWQICRRIGTVTDDNTLTMTRGGVTVLQESVDDLTTAFKRTLDW; this is translated from the coding sequence ATGCTCTATCGTGTGGAAACCGGGCTTCATGCCAACATTACCGATACCCAGGGCCGCAAGACGGCGCTGCATCTGCTCAAGGCGCTGCAGATCCCCGTTGCCGCCATCCGTCAGATCAAAGTCTACACCGTGGACGGTCTGGATGCCGCCCAGGTGAACCGTCTGGTGGACGAAGGCATCTGGCACGACCCCATCCTGCAGCAGGCCTCGCTGGAGCCGCTGCCCTTCGTGGAACCCGCCCCCCACTGGATCGTGGAAGTGGGCTACCGCCCCGGCGTCACCGACAACGAAGGCCGCACCGCCCGTGACACCGCCGCCATGGTGCTGGGCATCGCCCGTGACAGCCTGCGCGTCTACACCTCGGTGCAGTACCGCATCACCTGCACGCCCGACCGCATGCTCGGCCGTGAAGAGGTGGAGGCCCTGGCCCGCGACCTGCTCTGCAACACCCTGATCCAGCGCTTCCGCGTCAAGAGCGCCGAAGAATGGCAGGCCCAGCCCGGCTTCGAAGCCCAGGCCGCCAAGGTCACCGGCGAAGCCAACGACACCGTGGACGTGGTGCCCCTGTCCAGCATGGACGACGAGGCCCTGCAGAAAGCCAGCCGCGACAACACCTGGGCCCTGACCCTGCGCGAGCTGCACTGCATCCGCGACCAGTTCGCCACCCCTGACGAACAGGCCCGCCGCAAGGCCGCCGGTCTGCCCGCCGACCCCACCGACGTGGAAATGGAAGTGCTGGCCCAGACCTGGTCCGAACACTGCAAGCACAAGATCTTCGCCTCCCGCATCCATTACGAGAACAAGGAGACCGGCCAGCGCGAAGAGGTCAACAACCTGTACAAGACCTGCATCCGTGACGCCACGGCCGCCATCCGCAAGCGCCTAGGCGACGACGACTACTGCAAGTCCGTGTTCAAGGACAACGCCGGCGTCATCGCCTTCATCAACGGCTACGACGCCTGCATCAAGGTGGAGACCCACAACAGCCCCTCCGCCCTGGACCCCTACGGCGGCGCCCTCACCGGTATCGTGGGCGTCAACCGTGACCCCATGGGCACCGGCATGGGCGCGGAACTGGTCTGCAACACCGACGTGTTCTGCTTCGCCTCCCCCTTCTATGACAAGGAACTGCCCCCGCGCCTGCTGCATCCCCGCCGCGTGCTGGAAGGCGTGCGCGAAGGCGTGGAACACGGCGGCAACAAGTCCGGCATCCCCACCGTCAACGGCTCCCTGGTCTTCGATGAACGCTACCTGGGCAAGCCCCTGGTCTACTGCGGCACCGTGGGTGTGATCCCCACCGACGTCAACGGCCGCAAGGGCTGGGAAAAGAAGGCCGAAGTGGGCGACATCATCGTCATGACCGGCGGCCGCATCGGCAAGGACGGCATCCACGGCGCCACCTTCTCCTCCGAGGAACTGCACGAAGGTTCCCCGGCCACGGCCGTGCAGATCGGCGACCCCATCACCCAGCGCAAGATGTACGACTTCATCATGCGCGCCCGTGACCTGGGCCTGTACAACGCCATCACCGACAACGGCGCCGGCGGTCTTTCCTCCTCCGTGGGCGAAATGGCCGAAGACACCGGCGGCTGCGTGCTGGACATCGCCAAGGCCCCCCTCAAGTACGACGGCCTGCGCCCCTGGGAGATCCTGCTCTCCGAGGCCCAGGAACGCATGACCCTGGCCGTGCCGCCCGCCAAGCTGGACGAGTTCATGGAACTGGCCGCCCGCATGGACGTGGAAGCCACCGCCCTGGGCCACTACACCGACAGCGGCTTCTTCGACGTGCGCTACAACGACCGTCCCGTGGCCTCCCTGCCCATGGAATTCATGCATGACGGCGTGCCCCAGCTGGAACTGGAAGCCGTGTGGGAAGCCCCCAAGGTGGAAGACATCCGCGTGGACATGCCCGACAGCGAACAGGGCGCCTTCCTGCGCCGCATGCTGAACCGCCTGAACATCTGCTCCAAGGAATACATCATCCGCCAGTACGACCACGAAGTGCGCGGCGGCAGCGCCATCAAGCCCCTGTGCGGCGTCAAGAACGATGGTCCTTCCGACGCCGGCGTCATCCGCCCGCTGCTGGAATCCGATGCCGGTCTGGTCATCTCCCACGGTATCTGCCCCAAGTTCAGCGACTACGACACCTACTGGATGATGGCCAACGCCATGGACGAAGCCATCCGTAACGCCGTGGCCGTGGGCGGCAACCCCGATGCCCTGGCCGGTGTGGACAACTTCTGCTGGTGCGACCCCGTCCAAAGCGAGAAGACCCCCGACGGCCGCTACAAGCTGGCCCAGCTGGTGCGCGCCTGCAAGGCCCTGCAGCAGTTCTCCCTGGCTTTCGGCGTGCCCTGCATCTCCGGCAAGGACTCCATGAAGAACGACTACACCGGCGGCGGCGAAAAGATCTCCATCCCGCCCACGGTGCTGTTCTCGGTGATGGGCGTCATCAACAACGTCATCGCCACCCAGACCTCGGACTTCAAGGCCGCCGGTCACCACATCTACATGCTGGGCGGTACCTGGCGTGAAATGGCCGGCAGCGAAGCCTGCTCCGAACTGGGCCTCACCGGCGGCCGCGTGCCCAATGTGGACGCCTCCACCGCCATGCCGCGCTACCGCGCCGTGCACGGCCTCATGGGCCAGCGCGCCCTGTCCGCCTGCCATGACTGCTCCGACGGCGGTCTGGCCGTGGCCCTGGCCGAAATGTGCATCGGCGGCCGCCTGGGCGCCAACATCGACCTGGACGCCGTGCCCGCCATGGAAGACATGACCCTGACCGAACTGCTGTACAGCGAATCGGCCAGCCGCCTCATCGTCAGCGTGCGCCCCGACCTGGCCATGATCCTCGACATGCTGGGCAGCTGGCAGATCTGCCGCCGCATCGGTACCGTCACCGACGACAACACCCTGACCATGACCCGTGGCGGCGTCACCGTCCTGCAGGAAAGCGTGGACGACCTGACCACCGCCTTCAAGCGCACCCTGGACTGGTAA
- a CDS encoding LTA synthase family protein: protein MDILFCLGGVLVTVLVIGAKCRNIGSYSYLFFSFAICCFCTLFYIYGNGRFFYTNFFRSEWIIRPFAANIFYFAKDVEEFLSKKEYSEILLGKIDKEDIGVLEKKGLITEKKVIPKKVFDKIIVVAMESIDLYYMNYYNPDIPEVVTKNFNHLLDSYVSFSNFYTAAQPTNRGLHALLASRLDYEFDNAPVPNLFSEFNKNGYETYFLSAVSGYYGKGEQNIRLRYGPKNVFFSEYFERKYSLKSKGWGLDSEIIFDEAKNIISNNNKVFIFISTIDTHPPYGNLPKEGDLCFKDEKVKNSKFLLSLCHLDREIGDFIYKILPVLDERSLIILTSDHSATHGENYTKRKSLTPDRIPLIFITKNSSLCYIDNGSVADNYVSQIDFPSTLLNIVGLPIPKSFMGGDVFNKNVACVMYDRNTISLVNETGEIRYAVDDVSPVSKWYKSYYNHIYK from the coding sequence ATGGATATATTGTTTTGTCTTGGGGGGGTATTAGTTACTGTTCTTGTTATTGGTGCGAAGTGTAGAAATATTGGATCGTATTCATATTTATTTTTTTCTTTTGCTATATGTTGTTTTTGTACTTTATTTTATATATATGGAAATGGTAGATTTTTCTACACTAATTTTTTTAGGAGCGAGTGGATCATTCGTCCTTTTGCCGCTAATATATTCTATTTTGCAAAAGATGTAGAAGAATTTTTGTCTAAAAAGGAATATAGTGAAATTTTGTTGGGAAAAATTGATAAAGAAGATATTGGCGTTCTTGAAAAAAAAGGTCTTATCACTGAAAAAAAAGTCATACCTAAAAAAGTATTTGATAAAATTATTGTTGTAGCTATGGAGTCAATAGATCTTTATTATATGAATTATTATAATCCTGATATCCCGGAAGTTGTGACAAAAAATTTTAACCACTTACTTGATTCATATGTCTCGTTCAGTAATTTTTATACGGCCGCACAGCCGACAAATCGAGGACTGCATGCTCTTTTGGCATCACGGCTTGATTATGAGTTTGATAATGCTCCTGTTCCGAACCTGTTTAGTGAATTCAATAAAAATGGCTATGAAACATATTTTTTGTCGGCTGTATCAGGATATTATGGTAAAGGAGAACAAAATATTCGGTTAAGATATGGTCCTAAGAATGTATTTTTCTCAGAATATTTTGAACGTAAATATAGTTTGAAATCAAAAGGGTGGGGGCTTGATTCAGAAATTATTTTTGATGAGGCTAAAAATATTATATCAAATAACAACAAGGTTTTTATTTTTATTTCAACAATAGATACCCATCCTCCATATGGGAATCTGCCGAAAGAGGGAGATCTTTGTTTTAAGGATGAAAAAGTGAAGAATAGCAAGTTCTTACTTTCTTTGTGCCATTTAGATAGGGAAATCGGAGATTTTATATATAAAATTTTGCCGGTACTTGATGAAAGAAGTCTTATAATTTTAACTTCTGATCATAGTGCTACTCATGGTGAGAATTATACAAAACGAAAATCATTAACACCAGATAGAATTCCTCTCATTTTTATTACAAAGAATAGTTCCTTATGTTATATAGATAATGGGTCCGTGGCTGATAATTATGTATCTCAGATTGACTTTCCGAGTACACTATTAAACATTGTTGGGCTGCCTATACCTAAAAGTTTTATGGGAGGAGATGTATTTAATAAAAATGTTGCGTGTGTAATGTATGATCGAAATACAATTTCCCTTGTAAATGAAACTGGAGAAATTCGCTATGCTGTTGATGATGTTTCCCCGGTAAGTAAATGGTATAAATCATACTATAATCATATATATAAGTAA
- a CDS encoding IS5 family transposase gives MGKRSASTPNGRLWTAPCCKPRRALKKSATEGLGRNPTDRGRSGGKIHLHVDGQGIPLGVTVTGANVHDSRLIEATLKNSREMGGWFLGSAVRHLCLDKGYDYPRVSEEVYVNGFEEHIRSRGEEVRDRWRTPARRWVVERTFAWLKGFRSLRTRYCCYLVNFMGLLYLALACILWRKLV, from the coding sequence ATGGGGAAAAGGTCGGCGTCGACGCCCAATGGCAGGCTATGGACGGCACCTTGCTGCAAGCCCCGACGCGCTCTCAAAAAATCAGCGACTGAGGGCCTTGGACGCAACCCGACGGACAGGGGCCGAAGCGGCGGCAAGATACATCTCCATGTGGATGGTCAGGGTATTCCTCTGGGAGTGACAGTCACAGGTGCCAATGTTCATGACAGCCGCCTGATAGAAGCGACGCTGAAGAACTCCCGGGAAATGGGCGGCTGGTTTCTGGGGTCTGCCGTACGCCATCTCTGTCTGGACAAGGGCTATGACTACCCGCGAGTCAGCGAAGAAGTCTACGTAAACGGATTTGAGGAGCATATCCGCAGCCGGGGGGAAGAAGTTCGGGACCGCTGGAGGACTCCTGCCCGCCGTTGGGTAGTAGAGCGGACATTCGCCTGGTTGAAGGGTTTTCGGAGCTTGCGCACTCGCTACTGTTGTTACCTCGTCAATTTTATGGGGCTACTTTACCTTGCTTTGGCCTGTATCCTTTGGAGAAAACTGGTATAG
- a CDS encoding transposase translates to MKQTDFRDVPDELWERIEPLLAPFKRKRSGGSKPLAQRTVLAGILYKCRTGCQWAMLPACYGSKSTVHEHFQRWNKAGIMAEIFRILLAEYGEKVGVDAQWQAMDGTLLQAPTRSQKISD, encoded by the coding sequence ATGAAACAAACAGATTTTCGTGATGTGCCTGATGAGCTGTGGGAACGTATCGAGCCTCTCCTTGCCCCGTTCAAACGAAAAAGAAGCGGCGGCAGCAAACCGCTTGCGCAGCGCACGGTTCTGGCAGGAATCCTCTACAAATGCCGGACTGGATGCCAATGGGCCATGCTTCCCGCCTGCTATGGATCAAAAAGCACTGTCCACGAGCACTTCCAGCGATGGAACAAAGCTGGCATCATGGCGGAGATTTTTCGCATCCTTCTTGCTGAATATGGGGAAAAGGTCGGCGTCGACGCCCAATGGCAGGCTATGGACGGCACCTTGCTGCAAGCCCCGACGCGCTCTCAAAAAATCAGCGACTGA
- a CDS encoding septal ring lytic transglycosylase RlpA family protein, giving the protein MTSHSSMGMPALLLACLLLASPMSAAYAGDAKTASSSRDVWLKRAQSNADAFMTGMASWYGADFHNKKTASGEGYDMYTFTAAHRTLPIGTVVRVTDKSNGKSVMVCVTDRGPYVRGRIIDLSYAAAQQINMNDRGVGKVDLEVVSDPSGTPLQNGQAYFVRYKDDQVGPFFAFADAAAMHEALRQGHPEAEVVLDDAGN; this is encoded by the coding sequence ATGACCTCACATTCTTCCATGGGGATGCCGGCGCTGCTGCTGGCCTGTCTGCTGCTGGCCTCCCCCATGTCCGCCGCCTATGCCGGCGATGCAAAGACTGCTTCCTCCAGCCGTGATGTCTGGCTCAAACGTGCCCAGAGCAACGCCGATGCCTTCATGACCGGCATGGCCTCCTGGTACGGGGCCGACTTCCACAACAAGAAGACCGCCAGCGGTGAAGGCTATGACATGTACACCTTCACGGCTGCCCACCGCACCCTGCCCATCGGCACCGTGGTGCGCGTCACCGACAAGAGCAACGGCAAGAGCGTCATGGTCTGCGTGACCGACCGCGGCCCCTACGTGCGTGGCCGCATCATCGACCTTTCCTATGCTGCCGCCCAGCAGATCAACATGAACGACCGCGGCGTGGGCAAGGTCGATCTGGAAGTGGTCAGCGACCCCAGCGGCACCCCCCTGCAGAACGGACAGGCCTATTTCGTGCGTTACAAGGATGACCAGGTGGGCCCCTTCTTCGCCTTTGCCGACGCGGCCGCCATGCATGAAGCGCTGCGCCAGGGCCACCCCGAGGCCGAGGTCGTGCTGGACGATGCCGGCAACTAG
- a CDS encoding DMT family transporter: protein MGFVLALISSAAFGLIPLFSLPLLHSGLSADCVLFYRFLFASISLGLILVLRQERLAAPARDLGLLALFSVLYALAALLMIWGLLYLSGGVTATLQFLYPLMVMLIMTIFFHEKFSIITASSVLLAILGVALLGSGGGDDGGSLDPLGVGLLLASALCNALYISGLHVARIHSISGLSITFWVLFFGTGVSLVNALISGTFEIIGTWEQLALSLLLAIITAVISNLTLILAIQRIGSTLASILGVGEPLTAVTVGILVFDEPATFAVFSGVAVICAAVVLVMTGPQIQAWLQKRKHGE, encoded by the coding sequence ATGGGTTTTGTGCTTGCCCTTATTTCCTCCGCCGCTTTCGGTCTCATCCCGCTGTTCAGTCTGCCCCTGCTGCATAGCGGCCTGTCCGCGGACTGTGTCCTTTTTTACCGCTTCCTCTTCGCCTCCATAAGCCTGGGCCTCATCCTCGTCCTGCGCCAGGAACGTCTTGCCGCGCCCGCGCGCGACCTCGGCCTGCTGGCCCTGTTCAGCGTGCTCTACGCCCTGGCCGCCCTGCTCATGATCTGGGGCCTGCTCTACCTGTCGGGCGGCGTCACGGCCACCCTGCAATTCCTGTATCCGCTGATGGTCATGCTCATCATGACCATCTTCTTCCATGAAAAATTTTCCATCATCACGGCCAGTTCCGTGCTGCTGGCCATCCTTGGCGTGGCCCTGCTGGGCAGCGGCGGCGGTGATGACGGCGGCAGCCTTGACCCGCTGGGCGTAGGCCTGCTGCTGGCGTCGGCCCTGTGCAACGCTCTCTACATCTCGGGCCTGCATGTGGCCCGCATCCACAGCATCTCGGGCCTGAGCATCACCTTCTGGGTACTGTTCTTCGGTACCGGCGTGTCCCTCGTCAATGCCCTGATCTCCGGGACCTTCGAGATCATCGGTACCTGGGAACAGCTGGCCCTGAGCCTGCTGCTGGCCATCATCACCGCGGTCATCTCCAACCTGACCCTGATCCTGGCCATCCAGCGCATCGGTTCCACCCTGGCCTCCATCCTGGGCGTGGGCGAACCGCTCACCGCCGTCACCGTGGGCATCCTCGTCTTCGACGAGCCCGCCACCTTCGCCGTCTTCAGCGGCGTGGCCGTCATCTGCGCCGCCGTGGTCCTGGTCATGACCGGGCCGCAGATCCAGGCCTGGCTGCAGAAAAGAAAGCATGGGGAGTAG
- the tnpA gene encoding IS200/IS605 family transposase, with the protein MGTKAHSLAHTKWLCKYHIVFTPKYRRKIIFAQLRESIKEILQCLCKYKGVEILEGHLMPDHVHMLVSIPPKISVANFMGYLKGKSSLMIFDKHANLKYKFGNRKFWAEGYYVSTVGLNEATIKKYIQDQERHDIMRDKLTSREYQDPFKG; encoded by the coding sequence ATGGGAACCAAGGCTCATAGCCTAGCGCATACGAAATGGTTGTGCAAGTATCATATCGTCTTTACTCCAAAATATAGAAGAAAAATAATCTTCGCACAGCTCCGTGAAAGTATAAAAGAAATTCTGCAATGCCTCTGCAAATATAAAGGGGTTGAGATTCTGGAAGGGCATCTGATGCCGGATCATGTCCACATGCTGGTGTCCATTCCTCCTAAAATCAGTGTGGCAAATTTCATGGGCTACCTGAAAGGGAAAAGTTCGTTGATGATATTCGATAAGCACGCAAACCTTAAATATAAGTTTGGCAACAGAAAATTTTGGGCCGAAGGATATTATGTCAGTACGGTGGGGCTTAATGAGGCAACGATCAAAAAATATATCCAGGATCAGGAACGTCACGACATTATGAGAGACAAGCTGACATCACGCGAATATCAAGACCCCTTTAAGGGGTAG